In Desulfoplanes formicivorans, the sequence TTCTTGGCCACCTTGCGAACAAAATTCTGGAGAAAATCCGGATCCTTGTTGATTTCCTGATCTGTCCAGTCAATGCTGTCGTATTCCTTGTCCACAATGGCCCTGACCGCTGCGGCGTTGACCTTGGTGGAGTCGAGAACAACATGAAATGCCTTGGAGGAAATGGCCCTGAACTGGGGAGCACGTATATTCTCGATGGTACTGATAATGGCTGTATTGTAATTCTTGCCGCCCACAAGCAGTTCAGCATCCGGGCCAATGGTCACGATATCCTGACCATTGAGAACAAATTGCTCCTTGATCTTCGCAAGGGCGCTTTTGGATGCCCCTTTTTGAGTTGCCTTTTTGGGAACCTCGGAATTCTTTTCCCGAGCCGGTGCATTCTCGGAAATCTTTTCCTGAGTCTTTGCCATTTTCTTTCCTCCTGACGGGTCGTGACAATCTTCGGGCTTAACGCTTCTAACGCATTGAAATCATATAGTAATCAGCGAACACACAATTCAGTAACAAGGTCTTGTAAATTAGTCATTTTTCACAGCTTCCGTCAACAAATTCTTATCGGACGGGGCTTTAAGTGCTCTCCAGGCTGGATTGACAATGAGATGCAAATAAAAATCCAACCGGGAACAGGAAAACATCATTTAAGGACAACCTACTCAAATAAAGACAACTTTTTCAAACAATCAGACCATCTTCCTTCCCTTTGGGCAAACGGCCATGTCATGCACCCCGGGAAAATTCCACAAAAAGTGCAAAGGCCGGAAGCATGCCCACTTCCGGCCCTTTGTCAGCCAGTTCTGATCAGAGTTTCTGACCGCAAAAAGAACAGAATTTGTCCTCATCGCGTACAGCAGGATGTTTGCAGGTGGGGCATCGTCGGGGAATGGGCATCAATTCCACCAAAAGCTCGCCTTCATGGACCGGCACCATTTTCCGGTCTTCCTGGTACGAAGCCACCTTGAGAACCCGCTTGACCATCCCTTCAACCCGGGAAAAAACCGCTTTTTCCTGTTTCATAATGGAGATATTGAACAATTCCTCTCCAGGTTTGACAATGTCTCCCGGCTGAACCTGCATGACCCAAAGGTCCCCATTGCTGGGCGAACCAACATGGTACGGGTTGTCCTTGTCCGCCCTTTCAAAGGCATCCTCATCCACTCCCGTGGCCTCGGCCACCTTGACCTGATGGGAAAAGAATTCGGAATCCAGGGTGTATCGGACAACACTGTTGCCCCGGGCATCGGGTTCGGAAACAGCCAGAATGGTCAGAAGATGATGCTTGCCCTGGGAATCCCGGAAATAAAGCTCCCTGCCCGTATCCAGCCCTTCGAACCAGACATCAAGGGGCAACAGATTGGCATCCCCGAATTTCCGGACAAAATCAAAGGTGTTCAGGGCATCGCCAGGATGGTTCAGATAGAGGACCAGCTCCTCGTTTGAAGGATCGCGCTCAAGGTGCTCGGCGAGAGCCTTGCGTTCGGCCTCCACGTCCAGATCCGGCAGGGTTGCCAGAGGCGAATTTTCCGTGCGCTCCACAAGGGCCTGCTCAAAATCCTGGCCAAAAGCACTTTCATAGACCCATCTGTCAGGGAACCCAAGGGGAAGCCGTCCGAATTTGCCAAGAAGAAGATTTCTGAAGGCATCATTGCAGTTCTTGTAAATACCGAGACGTTCGCGTTTGATCTCCTCGGACAGGGACGCTTCGGGGGTGTTGACCACAGCATCAAGAACATTGAGCAGCCTGCGCACGGCTTTTTTCCCGCCGTTTTTGAAGGCACCCGTCACGGCCAAAAATGCGGTATTCCAGGTAATCTGGGAGCCTGGGGTCACATCGTGATACCGGACGATCTGTCGTGTTCCCTCGAGAAACTTGAGCATATAGGGCAAAAGATGGATGTAGCCCTGTTTCATGGCCCCTTCCTGGGAGGAAGAGGTGGCGCCCCCGGGCATGCCGTGTTTGACCACGTCATAGTCGATACCCTGGAAATAGGGAGCCGTGTACTTGTCGTAATAAGGCATGATCTGCTTGAGCACGAACCCGCAGGTCCGAATCATTTCCTTGTTCAGATTCGTCTTCAGGCCGAGTTCATCCTCAAGATACGCGGCCGTGGACAGCACTTCCCCCTGCCCGTACCAGCGCACCGAAGCCCCGATGGCCGTATCCACGATGTGTGCACCAGCCTGGGCTGCCGCGCCCACAGCCGGAACAAACAGACCATCCGTGTAGTGACGGTGATAATGCACCACAAGGTCCGGCCAGGTCTTGCGGATGGCTGCCACCAGTTCGCGGATGAACCGGGGAGGGCAGACACCGGCCATATCCTTGAGCCCCAGGATAATCTTCTTTTGAACTTTGGTCGGTGAAAGGCCGCTGACGGAAGCGGTCATGGCAAGGATTTCTTCGACAACGCCGAGATAATGGGGGACATCAAACCCCTTGGCCCAGGACAGGGAAATGGCCGGCTCGAAAATGTTTCTGGATGACCCGAGGACCACTTCGGCAAAAGGCCGCATGTTCTCGATGTGGTTCAAGAAATCAAAACAGCGGATCACATCGTAATGTTCGCAGATCATCTCGCCGGTCAAACGCATGAGATTTCTGGGCTGGGGTTTGTACCCAAGCACGTTGGTGGAACGGATGAGGATCTGCTTGAGGGTTTTGGGGGCAAACTCGTTCCATTCCTCGGCTTCGGAAAACGGATAGGTCATGTTGGCCAGCATGGCCACGTGGAAATGGGCACCTCCCCCGTTCTCAAGGGAAAAAAATCCGCAATTATCAAGGTAAGGCCCGACCATCCTGTCTTCGGCCAGCCGGAAACGGTTCCCGCTATTGGACTGGGTGATATCCCTTGTCGTGGTATCTGTGAAATGAATATACCCGGAATCACGGACAAAATCCAAAATCGCATCCCTATCTCCCCGGGGATAGGGTGAGGAGTGATACTCGGTCTCGATGCGGGGAAGCACCGGTTTGAAGGCACCCAGGCACTTATCTCCCTTGTTCCGATAATCGCCAAGCTTCACATACGGGTTGTATCCCTTGGCGGAAATCTCGGCCACCAGACGGGAAAGTCGCAGGGCCTCGGGTTCTTCATCCTGATAGCTCATGAGCTCCGGGGTCTTGGCCACGAAATTGGTGTCAAATTCTCCACGGATAAAATCAGGATGATGGATGATCTTGGCGTGAAAGGGAATGGTCGTCTTGATCCCGCCGATGATGTACTCGCCCAAGGCCCGGGCCATGACCCCGAGCACCTTGGGCCAGGTCTTGCCATAGGCGATCAGAAGAGATGCGGCCGAGTCATACTGGGAGGGAAATTCATACCCGCCGGAAATACACGAATCAACGCGGACGCCCTGCCCACCCGGCGAAAGATACCGGGTGATGGTCCCGACATTGGGAGCAAAATTCTTCTGGGGGTCTTCGCAATTGAGCCGTACCTGCATGGCCGTATTGGAAGGACGGGTATTCTGATCGTTCAGACGCAGCCTGGCCCCGAAAGCAACTGCGATTTGTTCCTCGACCAGATCTATACCATAGCGGCATTCGGTAATGCCGTGCTCCACCTGCAGCCGGGTGTTGGCCTCAATGAGGTAGGGATTGAGATCCTGGTCCACCAGAAATTCCACCGTGGCCAGGGATTGATAACCGACTTCCCGAACCAGTTTGACGGCATATTCCTTGAGTCTGGACCGGAGCTCTTCGTTCATGGCAGGCCAGGGCGAAGGCGTGATCTCGATGAGTTTTTGATGATTGCGCTGGATCGTGCAGTCCCGTTCATCAAAGGCAAACACGTTGCCGTAACTGTCGGCAATGACCTGAATCTCAATGTGCCGGATGGACGTGAGAAGACGCTCGATATACAGTCTGGGATTGCCAAAGGAGGCCTGGGCCAGTGCAGACGCCTTGGTAAAGGCGTCTTCGAGCTGATCCTCGCGAAACACTTCATAAATGCCCCGCCCGCCGCCTCCGCCTTCGGCCTTGAGCATGATGGGAAAACCCATTTCCCGGGCCATCTCCCGTGCCTCGACAATGCTCACGGCACCTTCGGAACCGGGAACGACCGGAATATCGAGCTTCTGGGCCAGACGACGCACCTCGACCTTGTTTCCCAGAAGCCGCATGGCCTCGCTGGAGGGACCGATAAAAACGATCCCGGCCTGCTTGCATTTCTGGGGAAAGGTGTCGTCTTCCGAGGCAAAGCCCCAACCCGGATGGATGGCCACGATCTTTCTGGCCTTGGCCTTGGCGATAATCAAATCCACGTCCAGATAGGCCCGGGGGTTTTCGCCCAGAAGCAACAATTCCTGCGCACAGGTGGTAAAAGGAGCGGTTTTGTCCACATCCGTGGCGGTCATGATGGGCACGGCCCCGAAGACCTCCTTGATGGAGCGGACGATCCGTCGCGCGGGGATTCCCCGATTGGCAACAAGGATCTTTTTTCCCTTCAGTTGGGCTGCAACGTTTTCAAAGGTTGTTTGTGTCATGGATCTGGCGACTCCGGTTCCTAGTTGGTGTAGCGACGGATTCGGTGGTTGATTCTTACAAGGGTTGCCCCTCGTCAAGGGGAAGGATGCTGCCGGAATAGAGAATATCCCTTTGCCCCTGGCGATCAAGAACAAGGCCGCCGTCTTCCTGCAATCCGATCACACGGGCAAGATGACGACCATCCCCACTTACGACCTGAACATGATGATACATGAAAGCCAGACACGGCTCGAGCAACGAAACGAATTCGGCAGGAGTACACGAGGCAAGGGTTTTTTCATACCAGAAACGTACCCGGGACACAAGCTGTGCCCATAGCTCCAGGCTGTTGGCATCGGACAATAATCCGGAAAGGTTTCCTGCGGTTATGGAACTTTCCGCCCGCATCTCCCCTGGATCGGGAGACCAGGTCACGTTGAGCCCCACCCCCACGACAAGAGCCCCCTTGCGCTCCTCCACAAGAATACCGCCCACCTTGCGCCCTTCCAGCAACAGATCATTGGGCCACTTGATACGCAGCTCTATCCCGAGCCGGTGGAAAAAATCCCTGATCCCCCAACCGACCATGAGGGGCACCAGCGTGTTCCATGCTTGTGGAGGAACGGGCCATCTCCAGGCGGCATACAGATTGCCTGCCGGAGACAGCCATCTCCGGCGGGTCTGTCCGCGTCCAGCCCATTGGGACGAGGCCACAACAGAATCCCAGATCGCAAACGTGCCGGATTGGATCAATTCCCAGGCCACATCAAGGGTGGAGGAACAGGCGCCAAAAACATGGATGGCCTCGCCTTGTCCCGTGTCCACGCGAGAACACAACCCCTGAAGGTCATGACCTTCATAGGGGGTAGCCATGTCCTTCAGGGCGGTCTGGGCCGCAAGGATACGCATCTTTGCCTCCGAGCCTCCTGCATGCGTTAATAGATGTTCCAACTGGCCCCAAAAACCATACAAGGCCCAGCACTTTTCCACCAATGGACATGATCGGCCCATAAACAGCATGATATCCGGCCTGACGTCATAAACAGGACGGTCGGCCGCATTCATGCCCGTTGCCACACGCCTGCCCGTTGGCCCCTCATCTTCCTTGTTTACCGGACAACATGAAGAAAAAACACTCTTTTTCGTCTTCTAATACCGGAACGCCCGCATTTTGATACAAAAAAACGCAAGCAATCCGAGCTGTTACCAGATGGCATGTTTTTTCCTAAAGGAAACATGTCACGCACTAGGATGCATCCTGTCCCCAGCCAACATTCAACTCATGAATCAGGCCCTTCTACAGCGCAGACCATGAAAAAAACAGCCAAAATATGTTTCAGAACAAGCGATGCGACTCGAAATGCGCTTATGGAAATGGCCAAAACCCGGAAACAAACCATGTCATTCCTGATCGAAACCATTTTGTCACAAACCATTGCCAGCCAGCAGAAACAAGTGGAAGACCAAAGAAAATATCCCAGAAAGAAAGAGAAGATACCGATCATCATCCACGGGACAAGCAAAACCAATTATTACTACCACTCGGGCGAAATCCAGGACCTGTCCCTGGGGGGGATCCGTATCCGCATCCCTAGAAATTGCAAGTGCCGCCTACGCCCCGACGACGACAACAAATTCGAGATTCTGTTCAAGATCCATCAATCCGATGAACCCATCATCATCAAGTGCGCATCACGCCGGTTTGAAACACGCGCCGAAGGCACCATTATCGGAGCTGTTTTTCAGGAGGCCGAACTGCACAGCTATCAGCAATTGCAGACGCACCTGTTGCTCAATACGCCTTGACGCGCCTGTCACCGCCCCACCGCCACCACAAATCATGTCATGCACTCCGGGCCATGTCCTGTTCGCTCCCCACAAGCACCTGGGACAAAGACACGAGCCTGAACGGGAACCTGGTCGGTTCGACCCTTCCGGAAAAAATCAGACTCCACAAAGGCATCCGCCTGATCCGTTTCTCAAGGCTGATCCCGACAACTGCTTACCCTTTTTCACAATCACTTCGCCACATTAAATTTCCTTGCTTTGACAAAAGTTCCAGGAACGCTGTCGGCCAGAATGCGCTATCCTCTGTACGGTTTGCTCCGATATCCCCATCAAAGGGGATCTGCCGACTCATGGCCACCCGTTCTGTGCACTCCCTGCCCCAGGCAAACCGCCTTATGATCCTGTTGCAGGACACGGCCACGATCTCACGAGCTCCTCTTGTTCCTTGCAAACCGGCTTGCCTGGCAAAGACTCCACGCGATCGTGAATATGCGGGATCAGGCTGTCCGCGGCCTTAAAGATCAATGGCCATGCGATCCGGGGAAGGTCATGATCCGCACTGTTGTGACCAACAGGGAGGCCCACCAGTTTCGAACTTCAACAACGCAAGCATTTCAGAAATATCGGGTTTTCTTTACACGACAAAAAGGCTATGTACCCCGCATGCTCCAAAACAACAAACAGCTGCAGTCTGTCTGTACTTTCATACGAACGGGAGGCGAGGCATGGCCAGATTTCTCAAAAAACGGGATCAACAACTGGGGCGAACCCCTGGTTCTCCGGTCTTTATCGGACAACAAAAAATCGACAGGCCCCGCATCAGGAAAATCGACTATTCCGCATCCACCCTGCATGACGCATTTTTCCCGGACATGGAGGGCATGACCCCTCCACAGGCTGGAGAGCCCTGCTGCTGGCTGAATATCGACGGCCTCCATGACGCCGGATTGATGACCACACTCGGTTCACTATTCAACCTGCCCAGTCTCGTTCTCGAAGATGTGGTCAACACGGGACAGCGACCGAAATTCGAAGCATTTTCTGAATCTGTCTTTGTCACGTTGAAAATGCTGTTTTTTGACAGGGATCACACCATGATTCAGTCTGAACAATTCAGCGCGATCCTCCAGGACAACTGTCTGCTCACGTTTCAGGAAAAACCCGGGGACATTTTTGATCCGGTCCGCACCCGGCTGCAGAATGCCGGTGGAAGATTGCGCAACTCAGGTCCCGACTATCTGCTCTATGCCCTGCTCGATTGCATTTTTGAAAACTATCTCAAGGCAGTGGAGGTGTTGGGGGAACGCATCGAAGCCTTTGATGAAGAGATACTGGAGGACCCCTCCTCGGAACTGCTGGAGGAGATCAATATCTATCGACGAGAAGTGTCCTACGTCAGAAAGGCCGTGTATCCTGCCAAGGAAATCGTTCTCAGGATGGTTCGAACAGAAAGCGAACTTGTGTCCGCAGCAACCCAACCCTTTGTGCGAGATCTCGCAGACATGGTCGAGCAGACCATGGACGCCGTGGACATATACAGGGAAATGCTCAGCGACCACCTGAGCAGCTATAACATGGTCATGAACAACAAACTTTCCGAAACCATGAAATTTCTGACCATGTTTGCCACCATGTTCATTCCCCTTTCCTTTCTCGCAGGGGTGTACGGCATGAATTTCGAAAGCATGCCGGAATTGCACTTCAAACACGGCTATTATGTCATTCTCGGGATCATGGGGGGAATAGCTGTCGCCATGCTGGCCTACTTCAAGAAAAAACACTGGCTGTAATGCTCCCAGGCCAGGGCGCTCCCCCAAACCTTTGATCTGCATTACATGGCCAGGGGATGGCGCACCAACAAGAAAAAAGCCTTTCTTGTTGACAAGAGAAACGTGGCTGAATATTTGAACAGATATTCACATGTTCAACTATCAGGAGTTTCTCATGGACACCGTTTGTCAAGCCCGCTGTTTTCATCCCGCTTCCATTGCCCGCGCCCAACAAAACATGCCCACCCCAGAACAAACCAGACGGATCGCTTCCCTGTTCGCCACCCTAGGCGACCCTACTCGCCTGGGCATTCTCCTGGCCCTGCGGCATGGAGAACTCTGCGTGTGTGATCTATCTTCGGTCATGGGCATGACCGTGTCAGCGGTTTCCCACCAACTTCGCATACTCAGGCATCAGGGGCTTGTTGCCTCCAAAAAACAGGGACGCATGGTCATGTACCGTCTGGATGACGAACATGTTCAAAGTCTCCTCGTCCAGGCCCTTGAGCACGGGACCCATTGCTCCCCAACCCTTTCCCCCGAAACACCATGAACATCCTCTTTTCTGTCTTCCTGTCCGCCCTTGATGTTTTTCTGGAATCAGCCCCTTTTATGCTGTTTGGTTTTTTCATGGCCGGATTGCTCAAGGCCTTTGTTCCCAGCACCATTGTGCATGAACAACTGGGCAAAAACCGCACATCCAACGTGGTCAAGGCGGCCCTGTTCGGCATTCCCCTGCCCCTGTGCAGCTGCGGGGTCATCCCGGCAGCTGCCGGTCTCAGACGCCAGGGAGCAAGCAAGGGGGCCACGGCCTCCTTTCTCATTTCCACCCCGGAGACCGGAGTGGATTCCATCATGATCACCTACGCCCTGCTCGATCCCATCATGACCATCCTTCGTCCCCTGGCCGCCTTTGTCACGGCCGTTGCAACGGGCATCGGCATCAACCTGTTCGATAAGGACACGACCCCTGCGCCGGCCCCACCCCTCAAACCCTTTGGAGAAATCCGTCCCCCGGCCTGGAAGCGATTCCTCAACGGCCAACGATTTGCCTTCAACGATGTCCTGGGAGATGTGGGAGGATCGTTCATGATCGGCATTGTCATTGCCGGAGTGATCACGGTATTTCTTTCTCCCGATCTGGTGACCACCTATCTGGGCATGGGAGTGCTCCCCATGCTGGTCATGGTCGTCGTAGCGGCCCCGCTCTATGTGTGCGCCACAGCTTCCACGCCCATTGTTGCCGCCCTTGCCCTCAAGGGCATTTCTCCGGGCGCGGCTCTGGTTTTCCTCCTGGCAGGTCCGGCAACCAATGCGGCCTCCATTGCCATGGTGGCCAAACTTCTCGGCAAACGGTCCGCAGCCCTGTATCTTGCAAGCATCATCACCGTTGCCATCCTCTTCGGACTGGGAGCCGATGCGCTCTACCGCTCCCTGGGCCTCGATCCTCTGTCCTGGCTGGCTCAGACAACCGAACACGGGCATGGCATACTCAACATCATTGCAGGAACTGTTCTGTTCATCCTGCTCGTCCACACACTAATAACCAAAATTCGATCAGGCCATGATTGCCGGGGCGGATGTTGCAGTCATCAGCACTAACGCTGCCGGTGCCCGCAATCCAACGAGGTTGTCGATGAGGGCTGATTCGAAGGTCTGCACGCGCAACCTGAAATCCTCGGGTATATTGAGGAATTCGAGGACGTAGGGGTCTTTGAGCAAATGCTCCGGGGTCGGAGCCGGCTCTTTTTCTGACGCATGGGAGGGTTTAGCAGCCGCTGATGGCCTTCTTGTTCATAGCGACCGTGGAATCCAGTATGCCAGCAAAGAATTTCGAAAAATTCTTGAACAAAATGGCTGTATTCAAAGCATGAGTCGTAAAGGAAACAGCTGGGACAATGCGGTCGCAGAATCATTCTTTCATACCCTGAAAACTCAATTCATCCGGCATCATACATTTTCAACCCAAAGAGAGGCCGAATTAGCCATTTTCCAATACATTGAAGCCTATTACAATCGCAGACGACGACACTCCGCAAACGGGTGGATGTCGCCATTTGAATACGAAAACCGTCAGGTCACACAGCGAGTGGCTTAACTGGGTATCCACTAAACTGTTGCAGGATCAGATGTTTAGTACTTGGACATTAGCTGATCGTCAGCGGCGGTGAAGCCAGGAGGAAAATCCCGGTATTGGTGCTACGGAGCCTTAAAAATTTGAGACTTTCGTAGCACCGAAGCGGAGGTCATTTTATTTTTGAGGCAGTACACAGTCCAAAATTTTTTGTACACGTTGAATTATTTCGGGTTCTACATCCCTACGTAAAATTCTATAATACTCTTCATAAAATGCTTGCAGATAGAGATCTTCCCCTTTCTTCTCTAAAGTATCGGTCCAATCTTTCTCGATATTTAGATTACCAGCATTATTGAAACCGAATAAAACTTTTTCACGATCTTCACCATTTAAATATTTCTTATTTATGATTTTAATTAGTTCATCTTCATTTTTTTTACTAATTGCGCTCGGGATGAAATCGCCATCTTTATCGAGGTCTACATAGAATCCATTGTTTTCAAACCTAAATAAAGTTAAATTTTCATTCTGTAAAATTTCCTCAATTTGATTCTTTATTGATTCATCAAGATCATTTACTTCAAAAAAAACACATTTATTATCAACATAATTTTCAATTTTATAATTATTCACTATAACCTCCCTAAATTAGTTTAAATTACTCGACTTTCGGGGTTTATTTTACTTTGAAAAATAAAACAAAAACGCTGAAATGATTGATTTTTTTACTTGAAGAGATCCTTGTAATTTAGTATTTCTGTTGTTTCCACACAATAGAAAACAAAAAACAAGGATCTCAGATGCAACCTACAATTAAAGCCATTGATTTGCAAGTTGTAAGGAATGAATGCAGTCACCGAATTGACTCGTTTTTCAAGAGATTTCGCATCGCAAGTATTGCCCGAAACTCTCAAATAAAAAAATCAAAAGGATATTCAGCCGTCTCCATACTCCAAAGCATTTTTATACTTCCGTTTGTAGGAAAAAATATTTATCGAATTATTGTAATCAATCCAGAACGTAAAATTAGTAAAGATGCAATATATGACTTTCTTCGTTCAAGTCGTTTTAGCTGGAGAAGATTTCTTTTGGCCTTGGGGATTCAGTCTCATGAAATGATTGATGAATTGACGAGTAAGGCACGTAATCCAGTACTTATCTTTGATGATTCAACAATATCACGTCCCAGGTCAAAAAGTGTTGAGCTTTTGGCCAAAGTTTTTGATCACACAACAGGGAGGTACCTGAAGGGTTTCAGAATGCTCACCATGGCCTAGTCTAACGGATCGACACTACTACCTCTTGATTTTGCCCTTCTCTCGTCGACAAAAAAAATCGATACCAAGAAGCTGCTAAAAATCTGGATAAGCGAACGTGCGGTGCCAGAAGACGACAAGAGGCTGTGACCAAGGCCACAGGTCTGATTACCCCTATGATCGAAAGAGCATTACGTGCTGGAATCAATGCAAAATATGTCCTTATGGACAGCTGGTTCGGAGTGCCATCTTTGATTGCCAAAGCTCGCAAGCATTTAGATGTCATCTGCATGGTCAAACGGACCCCAAAAATTCATTATATCTTCGAGGGACAAGAACTCAACGCGATTCAAATCTATCGTAAAATCAGAAAACGACGGGGGAAAGCGAAAGTTCTCGCCAAAGCTCAAGTTCAGATGAAAGATGGAGGCACGGCAAAATTGGTTTTTGTCCGCAACCGGAGCAAAAAAGATTGGCTTGCATTACTGTGTACAGATAAAAATCTTCCGGATGAAGAAATTGTGCGTATCTACGGTCGGCGCTGGGATATTGAAGTTTTCTTCCGTACGGCCAAACAGCATCTTGAATTGGAAAAAGGATGCCAGAGCAGGGATTTTGATGCGCTCATCGCTCACACAAGCATTGTAATGCCTAGATATATCTTTCTCAGTATAGAAAAACGTCGGGCAGACGATCCAAGAACTCTGGGTATCCTATTCCATCACTTCTGCGAGGAAGCTGTGGACTGTACCTTAATTGAGGCACTCAGCAGAATTCTCGGCGAAATCGTAGAAAATCTTCATAAAATCAAAGCAGTACCCGCGAATATCCGCAACAAAATTTTGGAAATGATTCAAGAAAATTTGGATAGTTTTATCAGCGAAAAACCGTTTATTATCAATAAAAACATGCATTTAATTGCTAACGCTTAACCCCGAAAGTCGAGTAAATCACTGCGATTTTTGGCCTGATCCCTGCGGTGATTTTTTTCCTCAAGTCATTTTCCAAAAAAAAACTCTAACTCGTCCTTGGCCATTTGATATACTCCTCTTTCGCTACATGATGTTCGACAAGACATTCACGATTTCTTTGTGGAAGGCTTGTGAGCAATCTTTCCATTCCATATTAACTTGATTTGCTCGGGAAACAGCTCTCATTCGATATTTAAGGGCATTTTCTGTTCTGGTCTGTGCCTGAGTGATGACTACTGATCCACTGCCGCCTCCTTGCGCCGAGCAACAACGGCCGCTTAACCTGCAAATCCGGCCCGAAGGGCTTGGCACGCGTTTTTGATGGCGAAGACATTCAAAAACCGTGACAAAGGATTTATCAGGTTGAAGCGCTTGTTATATACCATTTTCTTTTTCATTTCCATAATTTCAAATTTTCTAGAATAACTCTTTTTGCTAACCTATTAGCATTTTCGACATCATAAACTGTTATTGAGCGAGCTTCCTTTTTTATGTTATGAGCAGCAACCTTATTTCTGATTACTCTCAGGAAATCTATGGCATCTTCAATAGCGATATAAGAGTCACGATTTTCATTTCTTGCCCAATCTGGTTGGTATAAAATTTTTACTCTTCGTTTTTCTTCCAATGTCATTCGCTTTGATCTTCTCAGCCATAGTATTGGTTCATTATAGTTAATGTTTTTTATCTTGAGTCGAGTTCGTAACTCATCTAAAACATTCTGATCCCATTTTCCGTCTTTAAATGACTGCTGGCCTTTCTTTAAGTTGATTCCTAATTCTAATTCTTCCAATATTGAATAGAAATTTACAATATTATTTGCGTAGCGAATGTAATCATCAAGGAAATATTCATTTTTAGTTACGATTTCATTTTCCGGTGATAGCTGATAAGAATTATTTGCATGAATTGTACAGGCGAGTTTATATTTATAGATTACAGTTTGTTGTTTTATAGAAAACGAAGCTTTTCTCGCGATTTCCAGTGCTCTCGCGAAACCATGGATTGGAAAACATGAATTGTCGATATGATCTATCCCGAG encodes:
- a CDS encoding pyruvate carboxylase, with protein sequence MTQTTFENVAAQLKGKKILVANRGIPARRIVRSIKEVFGAVPIMTATDVDKTAPFTTCAQELLLLGENPRAYLDVDLIIAKAKARKIVAIHPGWGFASEDDTFPQKCKQAGIVFIGPSSEAMRLLGNKVEVRRLAQKLDIPVVPGSEGAVSIVEAREMAREMGFPIMLKAEGGGGGRGIYEVFREDQLEDAFTKASALAQASFGNPRLYIERLLTSIRHIEIQVIADSYGNVFAFDERDCTIQRNHQKLIEITPSPWPAMNEELRSRLKEYAVKLVREVGYQSLATVEFLVDQDLNPYLIEANTRLQVEHGITECRYGIDLVEEQIAVAFGARLRLNDQNTRPSNTAMQVRLNCEDPQKNFAPNVGTITRYLSPGGQGVRVDSCISGGYEFPSQYDSAASLLIAYGKTWPKVLGVMARALGEYIIGGIKTTIPFHAKIIHHPDFIRGEFDTNFVAKTPELMSYQDEEPEALRLSRLVAEISAKGYNPYVKLGDYRNKGDKCLGAFKPVLPRIETEYHSSPYPRGDRDAILDFVRDSGYIHFTDTTTRDITQSNSGNRFRLAEDRMVGPYLDNCGFFSLENGGGAHFHVAMLANMTYPFSEAEEWNEFAPKTLKQILIRSTNVLGYKPQPRNLMRLTGEMICEHYDVIRCFDFLNHIENMRPFAEVVLGSSRNIFEPAISLSWAKGFDVPHYLGVVEEILAMTASVSGLSPTKVQKKIILGLKDMAGVCPPRFIRELVAAIRKTWPDLVVHYHRHYTDGLFVPAVGAAAQAGAHIVDTAIGASVRWYGQGEVLSTAAYLEDELGLKTNLNKEMIRTCGFVLKQIMPYYDKYTAPYFQGIDYDVVKHGMPGGATSSSQEGAMKQGYIHLLPYMLKFLEGTRQIVRYHDVTPGSQITWNTAFLAVTGAFKNGGKKAVRRLLNVLDAVVNTPEASLSEEIKRERLGIYKNCNDAFRNLLLGKFGRLPLGFPDRWVYESAFGQDFEQALVERTENSPLATLPDLDVEAERKALAEHLERDPSNEELVLYLNHPGDALNTFDFVRKFGDANLLPLDVWFEGLDTGRELYFRDSQGKHHLLTILAVSEPDARGNSVVRYTLDSEFFSHQVKVAEATGVDEDAFERADKDNPYHVGSPSNGDLWVMQVQPGDIVKPGEELFNISIMKQEKAVFSRVEGMVKRVLKVASYQEDRKMVPVHEGELLVELMPIPRRCPTCKHPAVRDEDKFCSFCGQKL
- a CDS encoding biotin--[acetyl-CoA-carboxylase] ligase encodes the protein MRILAAQTALKDMATPYEGHDLQGLCSRVDTGQGEAIHVFGACSSTLDVAWELIQSGTFAIWDSVVASSQWAGRGQTRRRWLSPAGNLYAAWRWPVPPQAWNTLVPLMVGWGIRDFFHRLGIELRIKWPNDLLLEGRKVGGILVEERKGALVVGVGLNVTWSPDPGEMRAESSITAGNLSGLLSDANSLELWAQLVSRVRFWYEKTLASCTPAEFVSLLEPCLAFMYHHVQVVSGDGRHLARVIGLQEDGGLVLDRQGQRDILYSGSILPLDEGQPL
- a CDS encoding PilZ domain-containing protein; its protein translation is MSFLIETILSQTIASQQKQVEDQRKYPRKKEKIPIIIHGTSKTNYYYHSGEIQDLSLGGIRIRIPRNCKCRLRPDDDNKFEILFKIHQSDEPIIIKCASRRFETRAEGTIIGAVFQEAELHSYQQLQTHLLLNTP
- the corA gene encoding magnesium/cobalt transporter CorA, producing the protein MARFLKKRDQQLGRTPGSPVFIGQQKIDRPRIRKIDYSASTLHDAFFPDMEGMTPPQAGEPCCWLNIDGLHDAGLMTTLGSLFNLPSLVLEDVVNTGQRPKFEAFSESVFVTLKMLFFDRDHTMIQSEQFSAILQDNCLLTFQEKPGDIFDPVRTRLQNAGGRLRNSGPDYLLYALLDCIFENYLKAVEVLGERIEAFDEEILEDPSSELLEEINIYRREVSYVRKAVYPAKEIVLRMVRTESELVSAATQPFVRDLADMVEQTMDAVDIYREMLSDHLSSYNMVMNNKLSETMKFLTMFATMFIPLSFLAGVYGMNFESMPELHFKHGYYVILGIMGGIAVAMLAYFKKKHWL
- a CDS encoding ArsR/SmtB family transcription factor, producing the protein MDTVCQARCFHPASIARAQQNMPTPEQTRRIASLFATLGDPTRLGILLALRHGELCVCDLSSVMGMTVSAVSHQLRILRHQGLVASKKQGRMVMYRLDDEHVQSLLVQALEHGTHCSPTLSPETP